From the Micromonospora echinofusca genome, the window CAAACCAGCAGACGCGTAACTTTCTCTCTGCCAGCGCGGAACGGGGCAAACAGGGCGAAGGTCCTGGAGTGCCGAACCGAGGTGGTGCCGGGTTGGACAGGGTGGCAAACCCTGGAGGGCGCGGTCCGGGCGGGGCTCGCCGAAACTGCCGCGAGGCGGATTTGGCGCAGCGGAGCCGACCGGGTAAGGTTCACGGCCGGCAGGGAACCGGGCGAGCTCGCGGGAGACCGCAGAGCGGCCGGTCTGCCAAATCCGATGATCAATCGCAGCGGTCCGCCGCTGCGTGCGCTCGTCGGCGCCAACCCGTACGAAGCACGACAGACCGGGACAAACGGTTTGACACGGCGAAGACGGCGAGGTAACGTAGTAAAAGTGCCCGGCGCGGGAAGCGGCGGGGACGTGAACGAAATGCCCCGGGTCGGTGGCTCCACGGTGTGGGGTTTCCGGGCGGTGTGTGGTTGTTCTTTGAGAACTCAACAGGGTGCTTGATAAGCCAGTGCCAAATTGATTTATACCCCTTGGCTGGCAGACTGTTTCGGTGGTTTGTTGGTCTTGGATTCCTTTGGCAACACTTTTTGTTGTCGGGACAGTTTTTCAACAAGTTTTTGTTGGAGAGTTTGATCCTGGCTCAGGACGAACGCTGGCGGCGTGCTTAACACATGCAAGTCGAGCGGAAAGGCCCTTCGGGGTACTCGAGCGGCGAACGGGTGAGTAACACGTGAGCAACCTGCCCTAGGCTTTGGGATAACCCCGGGAAACCGGGGCTAATACCGAATAGGACCTCTGACCGCATGGTTGGTGGTGGAAAGTTTTTCGGCCTGGGATGGGCTCGCGGCCTATCAGCTTGTTGGTGGGGTGATGGCCTACCAAGGCGACGACGGGTAGCCGGCCTGAGAGGGCGACCGGCCACACTGGGACTGAGACACGGCCCAGACTCCTACGGGAGGCAGCAGTGGGGAATATTGCACAATGGGCGGAAGCCTGATGCAGCGACGCCGCGTGAGGGATGACGGCCTTCGGGTTGTAAACCTCTTTCAGCAGGGACGAAGCGTAAGTGACGGTACCTGCAGAAGAAGCACCGGCCAACTACGTGCCAGCAGCCGCGGTAAGACGTAGGGTGCGAGCGTTGTCCGGATTTATTGGGCGTAAAGAGCTCGTAGGCGGCTTGTCGCGTCGACTGTGAAAACCCGCAGCTCAACTGCGGGCCTGCAGTCGATACGGGCAGGCTAGAGTTCGGTAGGGGAGACTGGAATTCCTGGTGTAGCGGTGAAATGCGCAGATATCAGGAGGAACACCGGTGGCGAAGGCGGGTCTCTGGGCCGATACTGACGCTGAGGAGCGAAAGCGTGGGGAGCGAACAGGATTAGATACCCTGGTAGTCCACGCTGTAAACGTTGGGCGCTAGGTGTGGGGGGCCTCTCCGGTTCCCTGTGCCGCAGCTAACGCATTAAGCGCCCCGCCTGGGGAGTACGGCCGCAAGGCTAAAACTCAAAGGAATTGACGGGGGCCCGCACAAGCGGCGGAGCATGCGGATTAATTCGATGCAACGCGAAGAACCTTACCTGGGTTTGACATGGCCGCAAAACCTGCAGAGATGTGGGGTCCTTCGGGGGCGGTCACAGGTGGTGCATGGCTGTCGTCAGCTCGTGTCGTGAGATGTTGGGTTAAGTCCCGCAACGAGCGCAACCCTCGTTCGATGTTGCCAGCGCGTTATGGCGGGGACTCATCGAAGACTGCCGGGGTCAACTCGGAGGAAGGTGGGGATGACGTCAAGTCATCATGCCCCTTATGTCCAGGGCTTCACGCATGCTACAATGGCCGGTACAATGGGCTGCGATACCGTGAGGTGGAGCGAATCCCAAAAAGCCGGTCTCAGTTCGGATCGGGGTCTGCAACTCGACCCCGTGAAGTCGGAGTCGCTAGTAATCGCAGATCAGCAACGCTGCGGTGAATACGTTCCCGGGCCTTGTACACACCGCCCGTCACGTCACGAAAGTCGGCAACACCCGAAGCCGGTGGCCCAACCCTTGTGGAGGGAGCCGTCGAAGGTGGGGCTGGCGATTGGGACGAAGTCGTAACAAGGTAGCCGTACCGGAAGGTGCGGCTGGATCACCTCCTTTCTAAGGAGCACCTTCCGACGAAAGTCGGTAAGGAGCCCGCGGCCCGCGAATGTCGGGTCGGGGTGCTCAATGGCGGAGACACTGGCGAGTTTTCTCCTGGCAACGGTCGGGTTCTTCTAGTACGGCCATCCTTCGGGGTGGTGTGGAGCGGAGACGTGATGCGGCTGGGAGGAGATGGATAGCACCCTGTTGGGTCCTGAAGGAACAACCGTTGGTTGTCTCTTTCGGAGCCTTGTGCGGAGCGTGAGCTTCGTGGGCTGCCAGGCATGGCCTGGTCTCGCATACCGCCGGCGGTTGTCGGGTTTGGTGTGGGGCTTGTGGGTTGTGGGTTGGTCGTTTGTTGAGAATTGCACAGTGGACGCGAGCATCTTTGTGGTCAAGTTGTCAAGGGCGAACGGTGGATGCCTTGGCACCAGGAGCCGATGAAGGACGTGGGAGGCCGCGATAGGCCTGGGGGAGCTGTCAACCAAGCTGTGATCCCAGGGTGTCCGAATGGGGAAACCTGGCTGGAGTCATGTCCAGTCACCCACACCTGAACACATAGGGTGTGTGGGGGGAACGCGGGGAAGTGAAACATCTCAGTACCCGTAGGAAGAGAAAACAATTTAGTGATTCCGTGAGTAGTGGCGAGCGAAAGCGGATTGAGGCTAAACCGGCTGCGTGTGATACCTGTCAGGGGTTGCGTGGTTGGGGTTGTGGGACCCTGCTGAACAAGCTGACACTTGTTCGAGAAGTTACAAAGCCAGTTGCTAGCCGAACAGTCTGGAAAGGCTGACCGTAGGCGGTGAGAGTCCGGTAGGTGAAAGTGGCTGGTCTTCTGTGGGTGTTCCCGAGTAGCGGCGGACCCCTGTAATCTGCCGTGAATCTGCCAGGACCACCTGGTAAGCCTAAATACTTCCTGGTGACCGATAGCGGACGAGTACCGTGAGGGAATGGTGAAAAGTACCCCGGGAGGGGAGTGAAATAGTACCTGAAACCGTTCGCCTACAATCCGTCGGAGCCTTGCGGGGTGACGGCGTGCCTTTTGAAGAATGAGCCTGCGAGTTAGTGGCATGTGGCGAGGTTAACCCGTGTGGGGGAGCCGTAGCGAAAGCGAGTCTGAATAGGGCGATTCAGTCGCGTGTCCTAGACCCGAAGCGGAGTGATCTAGCCATGGGCAGGCTGAAGCGCGGGTAAGACCGCGTGGAGGGCCGAACCCACCAACGTTGAAAAGTTGGGGGATGACCTGTGGTTAGGGGTGAAAGGCCAATCAAACTCCGTGATAGCTGGTTCTCCCCGAAATGCATTTAGGTGCAGCGTCGCGTGTTTCTTGCCGGAGGTAGAGCACTGGATGGTCTAGGGGGCCCACAAGCTTACCGAAATCAGCCAAACTCCGAATGCCGGTAAGTGAGAGCGCGGCAGTGAGACTGCGGGGGATAAGCTTCGTAGTCGAGAGGGAAACAGCCCAGATCACCAGCTAAGGCCCCTAAGCGTGTGCTAAGTGGAAAAGGATGTGGGGTCGCATAGACAACCAGGAGGTTGGCTTAGAAGCAGCCACCCTTTAAAGAGTGCGTAATAGCTCACTGGTCAAGTGGTTCCGCGCCGACAATGTAGCGGGGCTCAAGCACACCGCCGAAGCTGTGGCATTCACATTTTAACCACGCAACGCCTTGATGTGTTGTGCAGGTGTGTGGATGGGTAGGGGAGCGTCGTGCCGGGGGTGAAGCAGCGGGGTGACCCAGTTGTGGACGCGGCACGAGTGAGAATGCAGGCATGAGTAGCGAAAGAAGGGTGAGAAACCCTTCCGCCGGATGACCAAGGGTTCCAGGGCCAGGCTAATCCGCCCTGGGTGAGTCGGGACCTAAGGCGAGGCCGAGAGGCGTAGTCGATGGACAACGGGTTGATATTCCCGTACCCGCGAAAGAGCGTCCCTGATGAACCTCGTTGTGCTAACCATCCAAACCAGCCAAGGCCTTCGGGTTGAGGTTGGGGAGCGTGGGAACCTGGCGGGTAGTAGTCAAGCGATGGGGTGACGCAGGAAGGTAGCTGAGCCCGGCCGGTGGTTGTGCCGGGGTAAGCGTGTAGGCCGTGTTGTAGGCAAATCCGCAACACATGAAGGCTGAGACGTGATGCCGAGCCGATTCAGGTGAAGTCAGTGATCCTATGCTGCCGAGAAAAGCCTCTAGCGAGTTCTTAGCGGCCCGTACCCCAAACCGACACAGGTGGTCAGGTAGAGAATACCGAGGCGATCGGGCGAACTGTGGTTAAGGAACTCGGCAAATTGCCCCCGTAACTTAGGGAGAAGGGGGGCCGGAGACGTGAAGCCCCGCGCGGGTGGAGCGTTGTATGGCCGCAGAGAGCAGGGGGAAGCGACTGTTTACTAAAAACACAGGTCCATGCGAAGAAGTAATTCGATGTATATGGACTGACGCCTGCCCGGTGCTGGAACGTTAAGGGGACCTGTTAGCTCTTCGGGGCGAAGCGGAGAACTTAAGCGCCAGTAAACGGCGGTGGTAACTATAACCATCCTAAGGTAGCGAAATTCCTTGTCGGGTAAGTTCCGACCTGCACGAATGGCGTAACGACTTCCCCACTGTCTCAACCACAGGCCCGGCGAAATTGCATTACGAGTAAAGATGCTCGTTACGCGCGGCAGGACGGAAAGACCCCGGGACCTTTACTATAGCTTGACATTGGTATCTGAGTTAGCTTGTGTAGGATAGGTGGGAGCCGGTGAAGTCCATACGCCAGTATGGGTGGAGGCAATCTTGAAATACCACTCTGGTTGATTTGGGTATCTAACTTCGGACCGTTATCCGGTTCAGGGACAGTGTCTGGTGGGTAGTTTAACTGGGGCGGTTGCCTCCTAAAGGGTAACGGAGGCGCCCAAAGGTTCCCTCAGCCTGGTTGGCAATCAGGTGTTGAGTGCAAGTACACAAGGGAGCTTGACTGTGAGACTGACAGGTCGAGCAGGGACGAAAGTCGGGACTAGTGATCCGGCACTTGCGAGTGGAAGCGGTGTCGCTCAACGGATAAAAGGTACCCCGGGGATAACAGGCTGATCTTCCCCAAGAGTCCATATCGACGGGATGGTTTGGCACCTCGATGTCGGCTCGTCGCATCCTGGGGCTGTAGCAGGTCCCAAGGGTTGGGCTGTTCGCCCATTAAAGCGGTACGCGAGCTGGGTTTAGAACGTCGTGAGACAGTTCGGTCCCTATCCGCCGTGCGCGTAGGATACTTGAGAAGGGCTGTCCCTAGTACGAGAGGACCGGGACGGACGAACCTCTGGTGTGCCAGTTGTCCCGCCAGGGGCACGGCTGGTTAGCTACGTTCGGAAGGGATAACCGCTGAAAGCATCTAAGCGGGAAGCTCGCTTCAAGATGAGGTATCCCACCCCACTTTGTGGGGGTAAGGCCCCCAGCTAGACGACTGGGTTGATAGGCCGGAAATGTAAGCCCGGTAACGGGTTCAGTTGACCGGTACTAATAGGCCGAGGACTTGACTACTAAGCTGCTACGCGTCCACTGTGCAACTCTCGATAAACGAACAACAGACCACGGTGTGGTGTTGTTTGATATGTCGATAGAGTTACGGCGGTCATGGCGGAGGGGAAACGCCCGGTTACATTCCGAACCCGGAAGCTAAGCCCTCCAGCGCCGATGGTACTGCACTCGGGAGGGTGTGGGAGAGTAGGACACCGCCGGACAATCTTTCAGTTCAGGGTCACCCTTTCGGGGTGGCCCTGAACTGCGTTACGCACCCTTTCTACTCCGAACGCCGATACCTACGCGGCATAAAAATACCCTTGTGGTATCGGGCGAGCGGACTACACCGCCGCCGTCGAGATCCGGCGCAGCCAGTCGCGGCTCATGGGAACAGACCCCTGGTTCCTCGGGCGGCGGGCTGTCCCACGGCCTGATCTGAGCGGGCCGCCCTCCGGGTATTGAGCGTCCCTGGGCAGAGGCGGCACCGCACCACGCGGCGCTCCGTCCGCCGGTCGAGATACCCGTATTGGGTCACGATCGGCGGTAGCGGTTCACCAACGGCCACCCATAGCCGCCGTGCCGGTCAGGCACGGGCCGGGTCGCGTGACCTCGGTGGCCGACGCGATGCGCGTACGACAGGAGCAAGCCCCGCCGGCGACTGGCCGGCGGGGCTTCTCCGAGCGTGAGTCAGGCGGGCGTCAGGACGGTTCGGGACCGCAGATGAAGCGCGGCTCGGCGGAGTAGCGCCAGCTGAACTTCTCCCGCTTCACGACCTTGCCGTCCTTCTTGAACACCCGGAAGGCGTCCTGGGTGAAGCCCTGGCTGCCGCTCGCCGGGATGCAGGTGGGGCCGGGCTCCAGGTAGACCGTCCTGGGCTGGGTGATGTTGCGGCGCGGGGTGTACTCGGTCTTCACGCTGTCCCAGATCTTGGTGCTCCAGATCGACACGGTGATCGAATTCGACGTGTAGGAGGTGTCGATCAGTACGCCGTGCTCGGTGTTGTTGCGGAACTTGAAGTCCAGGTCCGGCCAGAAGATGGTCGACTCGATGACCGCCGGGTACCGGCTGAACCAGTACGAGTGCGGCTTGTGCTCGACGTCCTCCAGCCCGGCGTAGTACGTCGCGTTGAACAGCGTGGTGGTGAACTGCGAGGTGCCGCCGCCCACCCCGGGGACCAGCTTGCCGTCGAGGATGACCGGGGCGTCCCGGTAGCCCTGCGCGTAGCCGCGCTCGCCGGTGTGCCCGTTGAGGGAGAACGTCTCGCCGGGCAGCACCACCGTGCCGTCGACGTCCTTCGCGATCGTGACGATGTTCTGGCTGCGCGGCGAGGAGAGCCCACCGGTGAACCGCGTGGTGAAGGTGGAGACCCGCTCCTTGATGCCCAGCCCGGCCAGCTTCGCCGCGGTCAGCTCCGGCTCCGCCGGCTTCAGCTCGCCGGTGACCTTCCGGTCGTCCGCCCTCGGCAGGACGGCGAGCAGGTCGCGGCCGAGCGCCTCGCTGTCGAGCTGCTGACCGGGCTTGCCCTCGACGACCTTCGGCTTGCCGCCCGAGATGGTCATCCGCGCGTCCTTCGGCGGCACCTCGATGGCGGCCAGCTCGCCGCCGAGCGCGGCGCGCAGCCGCTTCACGTCGACCTGCGGGGTCAGCTTGCCGGCCTTGTCGGCCGTGAACCGCAGGCTCCTCGCGATCGCCTTCGGCGGGATCTGCACCGAGCCCTTGCCGGTGGTCAGCGTGACGGGGGCGGCCACGGCCGGCTTCGCCAGCTCGGCCACGAGCCGGTCCACCTCCTCGGCGCTGGTCGCCGGGGGCGTCTCGACCAGCGGCACGGTCACCGGCTGCCCGGCGAGCCAGCCCTCCCGCACCACCTGCGCGGAGCGTTCCGGATCGAGCGCGAGGCTCGGCTTCGGGTGCACCGCCTTCGGCGTGGTGCCCTTCCAGGTGATCGCCGGCATGGTCATCTTTCGGCCCTGGTCGCCGACGACCTTCTCGAGGGCGGCGTCGAGGCGGGCCGTGTCCACGGTCACCACGGGCTGCACCGCCCGGGACCCCACGAGCCGGTCGACCGCGTGCGCCTCGGCCTCCGCCGCCGCCGCCACCGTGGCGTCGACGTCGATCGCCAGGCCGACGGCGGCCGGGTCGATCGTGGCGGTCCGCTCGCCGACGCGTACCGACAGCGGGGCGTTCAGGGCGGCGGCGCGGCGTTCGAGCTCCGCCCGCAACTCCCGGGCGGCGTCCGCGCGGCTCCGGCCGCCCAGCTCCGCGCCGAGCACCGTCGTCCCGCGCGGCACGTCACCGGCGTACGCGTAGGCGCCCGCCCCGGCCAGGGAACCCAGCACCGCCGTGGCGACCCCGGCGGCCAGCAGCAGGCGGAACCGGCGGGACCGTGAGCCGCCCGGCCCGGCTGCCGGCGCGACCGGCTCCGGCTCGTCACCGGGCCAGGTCACGGCTGTCACCTGCACGGTGGGCCGGTCGTCGGCGGGTGGGGGCTTCTCGCCGTACAGCGTCACGGTCACCTCGATCGGACGTACCACAACGGGGGAGCACACCTCCGCCCGGAAGACACCTACGGTAACCGGCGCCCCGGCGGGGCGGCAGCCTCCGCCCGTGCCGTCGCGTACGGCGTGTCGTCCGGCGTGTCGGGGAACACCGGCCGGCCGCCGGGCGGGCCGGCGGGCATGGCACGGTAGGGGGCATGAAAGCGGACGAGGCGGTCCTCGCGTACGGGGGCGGTTGGTTGGACCGGGCGGGCGAACTGCGTACCGACCAGCAACGGCTCGCCGCA encodes:
- a CDS encoding VanW family protein, with translation MTVTLYGEKPPPADDRPTVQVTAVTWPGDEPEPVAPAAGPGGSRSRRFRLLLAAGVATAVLGSLAGAGAYAYAGDVPRGTTVLGAELGGRSRADAARELRAELERRAAALNAPLSVRVGERTATIDPAAVGLAIDVDATVAAAAEAEAHAVDRLVGSRAVQPVVTVDTARLDAALEKVVGDQGRKMTMPAITWKGTTPKAVHPKPSLALDPERSAQVVREGWLAGQPVTVPLVETPPATSAEEVDRLVAELAKPAVAAPVTLTTGKGSVQIPPKAIARSLRFTADKAGKLTPQVDVKRLRAALGGELAAIEVPPKDARMTISGGKPKVVEGKPGQQLDSEALGRDLLAVLPRADDRKVTGELKPAEPELTAAKLAGLGIKERVSTFTTRFTGGLSSPRSQNIVTIAKDVDGTVVLPGETFSLNGHTGERGYAQGYRDAPVILDGKLVPGVGGGTSQFTTTLFNATYYAGLEDVEHKPHSYWFSRYPAVIESTIFWPDLDFKFRNNTEHGVLIDTSYTSNSITVSIWSTKIWDSVKTEYTPRRNITQPRTVYLEPGPTCIPASGSQGFTQDAFRVFKKDGKVVKREKFSWRYSAEPRFICGPEPS